One genomic window of Nerophis lumbriciformis linkage group LG31, RoL_Nlum_v2.1, whole genome shotgun sequence includes the following:
- the LOC133574219 gene encoding trace amine-associated receptor 8a-like isoform X2, whose translation MSVAVHGRVVHLGSQFGSANTSSRQLHTPTNFLLLSLAVSDFLVGFLVMPGEILRQTSCWTLGDVLCLLYNYLSYFMTSASVVNMVLISVDRYVAICDPLHYNTKVTVKRVQICVCLSWVFVLLYCSIIFRDQMAHPGKYQSCNGECAAVIDYNAGIIDVVVNFILPLSIIVTLYMRVFVVALSQARAMRSHVTSVKPQHAVAVRAKKSELKAARTLGVLVLVFLMCFCPFYIVTLAGVSSASYLVFVINVFYFNSFLNPLIYALFYSWFRRAIRHIITLHILQPGSRGHNIL comes from the exons ATGTCTGTAGCTGTGCATGGAAGAGTGGTCCATCTCGGGTCTCAATTCGGGTCAGCTAACACTTCCTCCAG GCAGCTCCACACTCCCACAAACTTCCTTCTCCTTTCTCTGGCTGTCTCCGACTTTCTGGTGGGCTTCCTGGTGATGCCTGGAGAAATACTGCGACAAACATCCTGTTGGACTCTTGGTGATGTCCTGTGCTTGTTGTATAACTATTTGTCGTACTTCATGACATCTGCCTCAGTCGTAAACATGGTGCTGATATCAGTGGACCGTTATGTTGCTATTTGTGATCCTCTGCATTATAACACCAAAGTCACTGTAAAAAGAGTTCAGATTTGCGTTTGTCTCAGCTGGGTCTTTGTTCTCCTCTATTGTAGCATCATATTCAGGGATCAAATGGCTCATCCTGGAAAGTATCAATCCTGCAATGGAGAGTGTGCTGCTGTTATTGACTACAATGCAGGAATTATTGATGTTGTCGTGAACTTCATCCTTCCTCTCAGCATCATTGTCACTCTGTACATGAGAGTATTTGTGGTTGCTTTGTCTCAGGCCCGAGCCATGCGCTCTCATGTTACATCAGTCAAACCACAACATGCAGTCGCTGTAAGAGCAAAGAAATCTGAGTTAAAGGCAGCCAGGACTCTTGGTGTCCTTGTCCTTGTCTTCCTCATGTGTTTCTGTCCATTTTACATTGTAACTCTTGCAGGTGTCTCTAGTGCTTCATATCTAGTGTTTGTGATTAATGTGTTCTATTTCAACTCCTTTTTAAACCCTTTGATATATGCCTTGTTTTATTCTTGGTTCAGAAGAGCCATAAGACACATCATCACCCTGCACATACTGCAGCCTGGCTCCCGGGGGCACAACattctgtaa
- the LOC133574219 gene encoding trace amine-associated receptor 13c-like isoform X1: MMDDQAELCFPQLINISCRKPTAKWSEGVLLSVLLAIICIVTVVLNLLVIISISHFRQLHTPTNFLLLSLAVSDFLVGFLVMPGEILRQTSCWTLGDVLCLLYNYLSYFMTSASVVNMVLISVDRYVAICDPLHYNTKVTVKRVQICVCLSWVFVLLYCSIIFRDQMAHPGKYQSCNGECAAVIDYNAGIIDVVVNFILPLSIIVTLYMRVFVVALSQARAMRSHVTSVKPQHAVAVRAKKSELKAARTLGVLVLVFLMCFCPFYIVTLAGVSSASYLVFVINVFYFNSFLNPLIYALFYSWFRRAIRHIITLHILQPGSRGHNIL, encoded by the exons ATGATGGACGACCAGGCAGAGTTGTGCTTTCCTCAACTCATCAACATCTCCTGCAGAAAGCCCACAGCTAAATGGTCTGAAGGTGTTCTTTTGAGTGTTCTGCTGGCCATCATATGCATCGTCACTGTGGTTCTCAACCTGCTGGTCATCATCTCAATCTCCCATTTCAG GCAGCTCCACACTCCCACAAACTTCCTTCTCCTTTCTCTGGCTGTCTCCGACTTTCTGGTGGGCTTCCTGGTGATGCCTGGAGAAATACTGCGACAAACATCCTGTTGGACTCTTGGTGATGTCCTGTGCTTGTTGTATAACTATTTGTCGTACTTCATGACATCTGCCTCAGTCGTAAACATGGTGCTGATATCAGTGGACCGTTATGTTGCTATTTGTGATCCTCTGCATTATAACACCAAAGTCACTGTAAAAAGAGTTCAGATTTGCGTTTGTCTCAGCTGGGTCTTTGTTCTCCTCTATTGTAGCATCATATTCAGGGATCAAATGGCTCATCCTGGAAAGTATCAATCCTGCAATGGAGAGTGTGCTGCTGTTATTGACTACAATGCAGGAATTATTGATGTTGTCGTGAACTTCATCCTTCCTCTCAGCATCATTGTCACTCTGTACATGAGAGTATTTGTGGTTGCTTTGTCTCAGGCCCGAGCCATGCGCTCTCATGTTACATCAGTCAAACCACAACATGCAGTCGCTGTAAGAGCAAAGAAATCTGAGTTAAAGGCAGCCAGGACTCTTGGTGTCCTTGTCCTTGTCTTCCTCATGTGTTTCTGTCCATTTTACATTGTAACTCTTGCAGGTGTCTCTAGTGCTTCATATCTAGTGTTTGTGATTAATGTGTTCTATTTCAACTCCTTTTTAAACCCTTTGATATATGCCTTGTTTTATTCTTGGTTCAGAAGAGCCATAAGACACATCATCACCCTGCACATACTGCAGCCTGGCTCCCGGGGGCACAACattctgtaa